From Anopheles arabiensis isolate DONGOLA chromosome 3, AaraD3, whole genome shotgun sequence, a single genomic window includes:
- the LOC120899948 gene encoding acrosin-like: MTMLDLLPTLLSIASLARGSDFLDNPPVNYTTGKSFEDCELRFPATKVDESSHIESYGGERAYKGEFQHMAAIGWTRSGATIDYLCGGSLITWRFVLTASHCSVDSNNLPPDTVRLGDTDLASTDDDESAQQIPIARFIKHPQYRESRKYYDIAVVELEKNVIPNSAICVACVWRELEAPGDLLDAVGFGALGFGEKLSPTLQKVKLQAVDASICADRLPTNRRQMPEGLRDDQLCAHSETMDTCEGDSGGPLQTDRHDLFGNTFPLVVGVVSFGTPCTDGSTGVYTRVSSYLDWIEKEVNQSLSYEVCTGVNVCDRKLNPSISATIEPKWTNSRVGLLWKETETDIYQCGGSLIDYQFVITSSDCVTSNKGPPTYVASSSNSDRAAIEEVFVHPRFIKGQPYFDIAIIKLRKYANLDEMYPACLWSEERHDDWRQFNLLAGASVPQMRSYVEEFNISVKSFVQYYVHGKDCSVGENVAHNDLKCISNDPTLVPGLCQVDYGGPVMTKYYDEQFKVHGIVSRLTQGCESNVIFTRLAPHRQWLESIIFKQLNERLVFSDK, encoded by the exons ATGACGATGTTGGATCTATTACCAACTTTGCTATCGATAGCAAGTTTAGCCCGGGGATCAGATTTTTTAGATAATCCACCCGTAAATTACACTACAGGAAAGAGTTTTGAAG ATTGTGAGCTACGCTTCCCAGCTACAAAGGTAGATGAATCCAGTCATATTGAATCGTACGGTGGGGAACGAGCCTATAAAGGAGAGTTTCAACACATGGCCGCGATCGGTTGGACCAGATCAGGAGCAACAATCGATTACCTTTGCGGGGGCAGTTTAATAACTTGGAGATTCGTTTTAACAGCTTCTCATTGTTCAGTTGACTCAAACAA CCTTCCACCGGATACAGTACGATTGGGAGACACAGATCTCGCTAGCACGGATGATGACGAATCGGCACAACAAATTCCGATCGCACGCTTCATCAAACATCCACAGTATCGAGAGTCAAGAAAGTACTACGATATTGCAGTTGTAGAACTCGAGAAAAACGTTATACCAAACAGCGCAATTTGTGTAGCGTGCGTATGGCGTGAACTGGAAGCTCCGGGAGATTTGCTGGACGCGGTGGGATTTGGTGCTCTTGGGTTTGGAGAAAAGTTAAGCCCAACCCTGCAAAAGGTAAAATTACAGGCCGTAGACGCGTCGATATGTGCTGACCGTTTACCAACGAATCGACGTCAAATGCCGGAAGGCTTGCGTGACGATCAGTTGTGTGCGCATAGTGAAACCATGGACACATGTGAAGGCGACTCGGGAGGCCCACTACAAACGGATCGACACGATTTGTTCGGCAACACCTTCCCACTTGTGGTAGGTGTGGTATCGTTTGGAACTCCTTGCACTGATGGGTCGACAGGAGTGTACACAAGGGTTAGCTCGTACCTAGATTGGATCGAGAAGGAAGTAAATCAGTCGCTTAGCTACGAGG TTTGTACTGGAGTGAACGTTTGCGATCGTAAACTCAACCCTTCCATATCTGCTACGATTGAGCCGAAATGGACAAACAGTCGCGTTGGACTGTTGTGGAAGGAAACCGAAACGGACATCTATCAGTGCGGTGGATCCCTGATCGATTATCAGTTTGTTATTACGTCGTCAGACTGTGTAACTTCTAACAAAGGACCTCCAACATACGTAGCCTCTAGCTCTAACAGTGATCGTGCTGCTATAGAAGAAGTGTTTGTTCATCCACGGTTCATAAAGGGACAACCTTACTTCGATATCGCCATTATAAAGCTACgaaagtatgcaaatttaGATGAAATGTATCCGGCTTGTTTATGGTCAGAGGAGAGGCATGATGATTGGAGACAATTCAATCTTCTGGCAGGAGCATCGGTACCGCAAATGCGAAGCTACGTGGAAGAATTCAATATCAGCGTGAAAAGTTTTGTACAGTACTACGTTCATGGTAAAGACTGCAGTGTAGGGGAAAATGTTGCTCACAACGATTTGAAATGCATCAGTAACGATCCGACACTGGTGCCAGGATTGTGCCAG GTTGACTATGGAGGGCCAGTAATGACGAAATACTACGATGAACAGTTCAAGGTACATGGTATTGTATCCCGTTTGACGCAGGGCTGCGAAAGCAATGTGATCTTCACCAGATTGGCACCTCATAGGCAATGGTTGGAATCGATCATCTTTAAACAGTTGAATGAGAGGCTTGTATTTAGCGATAAGTGA
- the LOC120899947 gene encoding serine protease easter-like, which yields MRNIFTHLTVVLMIASIALGQHFLEQPPINYTEGKNFEDCELRFVTSYDQHESERKLHSWVTNIEMDLIVAYGGERAYKGEFQHMAAIGWTRSGATIDYLCGGSLITWRFVLTAAHCSQDINYLPPDTVRLGDTDLASTDDDESAQQIPIARFIKHPQYRESRRYYDIAVVELEKNVIPNSAICVACVWRELEAPGDLLVAVGFGALGLGRELSPILQKVKLQALDASICAKWIPTNRRQMPEGLRDDQLCARSETMDTCEGDSGGPLQTLRYDLLGNIFSFIVGVVSFGTPCVEGSTGVYTRVSSYLDWIEKEVNQSLSYEVCTGVNVCDRKFNRSVAVLFEPQWTNSRVGLLWKENETDIYQCGGLLIDYQFVITSADCITSNKGPPTYVASSSNSDRAAIEEVFVHPRFTQGQPYFDIAIIKLRKYANLDEMYPVCPWTEQKHGDWRQVSLLAGATLLQRQSYVTVFNITTKGFGQYYAHGQDCSVGENVAHNDLNCISNSDAFIPGLCQVDYGGPVMTKYVDKQFKVHGIVSRLTQGCGEKMIFTSLIPHRLWLESIIFKQLHERLVFSDK from the exons ATGCGCAACATATTCACACATTTAACAGTCGTGCTCATGATAGCAAGTATAGCTTTGGGACAACATTTTTTAGAACAACCTCCTATAAATTACACCGAAGGAAAAAACTTTGAAG ACTGTGAGCTACGTTTCGTTACGAGCTACGATCAAcatgagagcgagagaaaattACATAGCTGGGTAACGAATATAGAGATGGATCTCATTGTAGCGTACGGTGGGGAACGAGCCTATAAGGGAGAGTTTCAACACATGGCCGCGATCGGTTGGACCAGATCAGGAGCAACGATCGATTACCTTTGTGGGGGTAGTTTAATAACTTGGAGATTCGTTTTAACAGCCGCACATTGTTCACAAGACATTAACTA CCTACCACCGGATACAGTACGATTGGGAGACACAGATCTCGCTAGCACGGATGATGACGAATCAGCACAACAAATTCCGATTGCACGCTTCATCAAACATCCGCAGTATCGAGAGTCGAGAAGGTACTACGACATTGCAGTTGTAGAACTTGAGAAAAACGTTATACCAAACAGTGCCATTTGTGtagcgtgtgtgtggcgtGAACTAGAAGCTCCTGGAGACCTGCTGGTCGCGGTGGGTTTTGGTGCTCTTGGATTAGGAAGAGAGTTGAGCCCAATTCTGCAGAAGGTAAAATTACAGGCCCTAGACGCGTCGATATGTGCTAAGTGGATACCAACCAATCGACGTCAAATGCCGGAAGGCTTGCGAGACGATCAGCTGTGTGCGCGAAGTGAAACCATGGACACATGTGAAGGCGACTCGGGTGGCCCACTGCAAACGCTCCGGTACGATTTGCTCGGTAACATCTTTTCATTTATAGTAGGTGTGGTATCGTTTGGAACACCCTGTGTAGAGGGTTCTACTGGAGTGTACACGAGAGTCAGCTCGTACCTGGATTGGATTGAGAAGGAAGTAAATCAGTCGCTTAGCTACGAGG TTTGCACCGGGGTGAACGTTTGCGATCGGAAATTTAACCGATCTGTAGCTGTTTTGTTTGAGCCGCAATGGACAAACAGTCGCGTTGGACTGTTGTGGAAGGAAAACGAAACAGACATCTATCAGTGTGGTGGACTCCTGATCGATTATCAGTTTGTTATCACGTCGGCAGACTGTATTACTTCTAACAAAGGACCTCCAACATACGTAGCCTCTAGCTCTAACAGTGATCGTGCTGCTATAGAAGAAGTGTTTGTTCATCCACGGTTCACACAGGGACAACCTTACTTCGATATCGCCATTATAAAGCTACgaaagtatgcaaatttaGATGAAATGTATCCGGTCTGCCCATGGACAGAGCAAAAGCATGGTGACTGGAGACAAGTCAGCCTTCTGGCAGGAGCAACGTTGTTGCAGAGACAAAGTTACGTGACGGTATTCAATATAACTACGAAAGGCTTTGGGCAATACTATGCTCATGGTCAAGACTGCAGTGTAGGGGAAAATGTTGCTCACAACGATCTCAACTGCATCAGTAACAGTGATGCCTTTATACCAGGATTGTGTCAG GTTGACTATGGAGGACCAGTAATGACGAAATATGTtgacaaacagtttaaggTACATGGTATTGTGTCTCGTTTGACGCAAGGTTGTGGAGAAAAAATGATCTTTACCAGTTTGATACCCCATCGGCTATGGTTGGAATCGATCATCTTTAAACAATTGCATGAGAGGCTTGTATTTAGTGATAAGTAA
- the LOC120901204 gene encoding serine protease svh-1-like — MLHDYTGFYGAFGGFRALRGEFQHMVAIGWTRASGKIDYLCGGTLISKQFVLTAAHCAWDGDNLRPDTVRLGDTDLGSTEDDEFATFRRINSVRLAVVWILARVIPVVRSVVGFSFSEMESEWIHCSSPEYPSLLSCQTALISISTLWRDFSVSATMCKMLTQLTVVLTLASIALGQHFLDQPPINYTEGNSFDDCEIRFVTSYDQHESERKLHSRVTNIEISERITAYGGERAYKGEFQHIAAIGWTRSGATIDYLCGGSLITWRFVLTAAHCSQDINYLPPDTVRLGDTDLASTDDDKTAQQIPIARFIKHPQYRESRKYYDIAVVELEKKVIPKGAICVACVWRELEAPGDLLDAVGFGALGFGEKLSPTLQKVKLQALDATICAKRIPTNRRQMPEGLRDDQLCAHSETMDTCEGDSGGPLQTDRHDLFGNTFPLVVGVVSFGTPCTDGSTGVYTRVSSYLDWIEKEVNQSLSYEVCTGVNVCDRKFNPFISPTIEPKWTNSRVGLLWKETETDVYQCGGLLIDYQFVVTSADCVTFSKGPPTYVASSSDSDRAAIEEVFVHPRFTKGQPYFDIAIIKLLKYANLDELYPVCLWSEERHGDWRQVNLLAGASVPQMRSYVEEFNISVKSSVQYDVDGYDCSVGENVAHNDLKCISNDRTLVPGLCEVDYGGPVMTKYYDEQFKVHGIVSRLTQGCGSDVIFTSLAPHRQWLESIIFKQLNERLVFSDKLR; from the exons ATGTTACATGATTACACCGGCTTCTACGGTGCATTTGGTGGCTTTAGAGCTCTTCGCGGCGAGTTCCAGCATATG GTGGCGATCGGCTGGACGCGTGCCAGTGGTAAAATTGATTACCTCTGCGGTGGCACCTTGATCAGCAAACAGTTCGTATTGACTGCGGCACACTGTGCCTGGGATGGAGACAA TCTTCGTCCAGATACGGTGCGACTAGGCGATACGGATCTGGGAAGTACCGAGGATGACGAGTTTGCAACTTTCAGGAGGATCAATTCTGTGCGGCTAGCAGTGGTATGGATACTAGCGAGGGTGATTCCGGTGGTCCGATCGGT AGTTGGATTCAGTTTTTCTGAGATGGAGTCGGAGTGGATCCACTGCTCCAGTCCGGAGTACCCATCACTTCTGTCCTGCCAAACCGCTCTCATTAGCATATCGACACTCTGGCGGGATTTCAGCG TTTCTGCTACGATGTGCAAAATGCTTACACAATTAACAGTCGTGCTCACGTTAGCAAGTATAGCTTTGGGACAACATTTTTTAGATCAACCTCCTATAAATTACACCGAAGGAAACAGCTTTGATG ACTGTGAGATACGTTTCGTTACGAGCTACGATCAACATGAAAGTGAGAGAAAATTACATAGCAGGGTAACGAATATAGAGATTAGTGAACGCATTACAGCGTATGGTGGGGAACGAGCCTATAAGGGAGAGTTTCAACATATAGCCGCGATCGGTTGGACCAGATCAGGAGCAACGATTGATTACCTTTGTGGAGGTAGTTTAATAACTTGGAGATTCGTTTTAACAGCCGCACATTGTTCACAAGACATTAACTA CCTACCACCGGATACAGTACGATTGGGAGACACAGATCTCGCTAGCACGGATGATGACAAAACGGCACAACAAATTCCGATCGCACGCTTCATCAAACATCCGCAGTATCGAGAATCGAGAAAGTATTACGACATTGCAGTTGTAGAACTCGAGAAAAAAGTTATACCAAAAGGTGCCATTTGTGTAGCGTGCGTATGGCGTGAACTGGAAGCTCCTGGAGACCTGCTGGACGCGGTGGGTTTTGGTGCTCTTGGGTTTGGAGAAAAGCTAAGCCCAACCCTGCAGAAGGTGAAATTACAGGCGCTAGACGCGACGATATGTGCTAAGCGGATACCGACCAATCGACGTCAAATGCCGGAAGGCTTGCGTGATGATCAGCTGTGTGCGCATAGTGAAACCATGGACACATGTGAAGGCGACTCGGGAGGCCCACTACAAACGGATCGACACGATTTGTTCGGCAACACCTTCCCCCTTGTGGTAGGTGTGGTATCGTTTGGAACTCCTTGCACTGATGGGTCGACAGGAGTGTACACAAGGGTTAGCTCGTACCTAGATTGGATCGAGAAGGAAGTAAATCAGTCGCTTAGCTACGAGG tttGTACTGGAGTGAACGTTTGCGATCGTAAATTCAACCCTTTCATATCTCCTACGATTGAGCCGAAATGGACAAACAGTCGCGTTGGACTGTTGTGGAAGGAGACCGAAACGGACGTCTATCAGTGTGGTGGACTCTTGATTGACTATCAGTTTGTTGTTACGTCGGCAGACTGTGTAACTTTCAGCAAAGGACCTCCAACATACGTAGCCTCTAGCTCTGACAGTGATCGTGCTGCTATAGAAGAAGTGTTTGTTCATCCACGGTTCACAAAGGGACAACCTTACTTCGATATCGCTATTATAAAGCTACTAAAGTATGCAAATTTAGATGAATTGTATCCGGTTTGTTTATGGTCAGAGGAGAGGCATGGTGACTGGAGACAAGTCAATCTTCTGGCTGGAGCATCGGTACCGCAAATGCGAAGCTACGTGGAAGAATTCAACATCAGCGTGAAAAGTTCTGTACAATACGACGTTGATGGTTACGACTGCAGTGTAGGGGAAAATGTTGCTCACAACGATTTGAAATGTATCAGTAACGATCGGACACTGGTACCAGGATTGTGTGAg GTTGACTATGGAGGTCCAGTAATGACGAAATACTACGATGAACAGTTCAAGGTACATGGTATTGTTTCCCGTTTGACGCAGGGCTGCGGAAGCGATGTGATCTTTACCAGTTTGGCACCTCATAGGCAATGGTTGGAATCGATCATCTTTAAACAGTTGAATGAGAGGCTTGTATTTAGCGATAAGTTAAGGTAA
- the LOC120899945 gene encoding polyserase-2-like, protein MWETFFKMNQSVKCSVFRLIMVFSAIKDVQMHSFFDVPPPEYIGRTSMKDCAKRFYGEAFVAGPIYGGFGAGAIDYDADENGEVFTNGESFGSGTGAIDGGFGAGAIYGGFGAGATGGGFVAGATDGGFGVGAYGGGFGAGATGEGVGAGAFDGGFGAGANSGGFGAGATAGGFGAGANSGGFGAGGIGGGFDTGATGEGVGAGAIDGGFGAGATDGGFGAGGIGGGFGAGAIDGGFSAGANSEGFGVGAFGGNFGTGIIGGGFGAGGIGGGFGAGATDGGFGAGANSEGFGAGAIDGGFGAGANSGGFGAGGIGGGFGVGGIDGGFGAGTIGGGFGAGAIGENFGTGINSGGFGVGANGEGFDGKDFDPVDYIKSFSEGANLTIDPFIGPLWTHLFGGAFRGELQHMALVGWTRASGKIDYLCGGSLIGEQFILTAAHCKQDESGLRPDTVRLGTHDARYAQQIAIRDIIVHPSYDNYTKYFDVALIELGQNAWISPAVCPACLWQEGESPSGPMEAIAFGVTNLNDDPSPTLQRVVLSYRLKEECEKVLTTNKTRIPQGVRADQFCVAGKDMATCASDSGSPVDVKRVDMSGSMVSLINGVVSFGTVCVPGLVGVYTKVSEYVEWIEQMTQTSMSYRACTKEIKCFRKPGEPSNMNINLFKTNSRFGLLWDEFEGSPNECGATLIDYQYLLTTASCVTTSKGHPKFVISTRGERVAISNVYVSHNYSSPTNDIALLKIDKYANHNVYPPVCLWDHQSDGEYQFSPEFSAYGLEEPIGESSESLFVTARTGSGCEEELVSGTDLQCFHNKVPLMPGVCWMDHGGPVIGRTHSSKTVHMYGVVSPLSRSCGSNLFMVDVTPHIPWIEAIVFGK, encoded by the exons ATGtgggaaacatttttcaagaTGAACCAGTCTGTGAAATGTTCTGTTTTTCGGCTCATAATGGTTTTTAGTGCCATTAAGGACGTGCAAATGCACTCGTTTTTCGATGTTCCTCCACCGGAATACATTGGGCGTACTTCAATGAAGG ACTGTGCAAAGCGGTTCTACGGTGAAGCTTTTGTTGCTGGTCCAATTTATGGAGGTTTTGGTGCTGGTGCAATTGATTATGATGCCGATGAGAATGGTGAAGTATTTACTAATGGTGAAAGCTTTGGTTCTGGCACTGGTGCCATTGATGGAGGTTTTGGTGCTGGTGCAATTTACGGAGGCTTTGGTGCTGGTGCAACTGGTGGAGGTTTTGTTGCCGGAGCTACTGATGGAGGCTTTGGTGTTGGGGCCTATGGTGGAGGCTTTGGTGCTGGAGCCACAGGTGAAggtgttggtgctggtgcaTTTGATGGAGGCTTCGGAGCTGGTGCAAATAGTGGAGGATTTGGTGCTGGAGCCACTGCTGGAGGCTTTGGTGCTGGTGCAAATAGTGGAGGCTTTGGTGCTGGTGGAATTGGTGGAGGCTTTGATACTGGAGCCACTGGTGAAGGTGTTGGTGCCGGTGCAATTGATGGAGGCTTTGGTGCTGGAGCCACTGATGGAGGCTTTGGTGCTGGTGGAATTGGTGGAGGCTTTGGTGCTGGTGCAATTGATGGAGGCTTTAGTGCTGGTGCAAATAGTGAAGGATTTGGTGTTGGTGCCTTTGGCGGAAACTTTGGAACTGGTATAATTGGTGGAGGTTTTGGTGCTGGTGGAATTGGTGGAGGCTTTGGTGCTGGAGCCACTGATGGAGGCTTTGGTGCTGGTGCAAATAGTGAGGGATTTGGTGCTGGTGCAATTGATGGAGGCTTTGGTGCTGGTGCAAATAGTGGAGGCTTTGGTGCTGGTGGAATTGGTGGAGGCTTTGGTGTGGGTGGAATTGATGGAGGCTTTGGTGCTGGTACAATTGGTGGAGGCTTTGGAGCTGGAGCCATTGGTGAAAATTTTGGCACTGGTATAAATAGTGGAGGCTTTGGTGTTGGTGCGAATGGTGAAGGTTTCGATGGTAAAGATTTTGATCCTGTTGACTATATTAAAAGTTTTAGTGAAGGTGCAAATTTGACTATTGATCCATTTATTGGACCACTTTGGACTCATTTATTTGGTGGAGCTTTTCGTGGCGAATTGCAACATATG GCATTGGTCGGTTGGACGCGTGCCAGCGGTAAAATTGATTACCTCTGTGGTGGTAGCTTGATCGGCGAACAGTTCATACTGACTGCGGCACATTGTAAACAGGATGAAAGTGG CCTCCGTCCGGATACAGTGCGGTTGGGTACCCATGATGCCAGATATGCacagcaaattgcgattcgtgATATAATAGTACATCCGAGCTATGACAATTATACCAAGTACTTCGATGTGGCGTTGATTGAGCTAGGACAAAATGCATGGATTTCGCCAGCAGTATGTCCGGCATGTTTATGGCAAGAGGGCGAGTCACCTTCTGGTCCCATGGAAGCGATTGCATTTGGAGTAACGAATCTAAACGACGATCCGAGTCCAACTCTTCAACGTGTTGTGCTGAGCTACAGATTGAAAGAAGAATGTGAAAAAGTACTAACTACCAATAAAACTAGGATCCCCCAGGGTGTTCGGGCGGATCAGTTCTGTGTAGCTGGCAAGGATATGGCCACTTGCGCGAGTGACTCCGGTAGTCCGGTTGATGTGAAACGGGTGGACATGAGTGGTTCCATGGTATCGCTGATTAACGGTGTGGTTTCGTTCGGAACAGTCTGTGTTCCCGGTTTGGTTGGAGTATATACTAAAGTAAGCGAGTACGTGGAATGGATCGAACAAATGACACAAACGTCAATGAGTTATAGAG CTTGTACCAAGGAAATAAAGTGTTTTAGAAAGCCTGGCGAGCCTAGTAACATGAACATAAACCTGTTCAAAACCAATAGTCGGTTTGGTCTTCTGTGGGACGAGTTCGAAGGCTCCCCGAACGAGTGTGGAGCAACATTGATCGACTATCAGTATCTTCTTACTACGGCTTCCTGTGTAACGACGAGCAAGGGTCACCCGAAGTTTGTCATTTCCACGCGTGGCGAACGTGTAGCGATTTCAAATGTTTACGTGTCGCATAATTATAGTTCACCAACAAATGACATAGCACTACTGAAGATTGACAAGTACGCTAATCACAATGTATACCCGCCCGTCTGTTTATGGGACCATCAAAGCGATGGAGAGTATCAATTTTCTCCAGAGTTTAGTGCATACGGACTGGAGGAACCTATTGGCGAGTCTAGTGAGTCCCTTTTCGTTACTGCTCGCACTGGTTCGGGATGTGAGGAGGAGCTGGTATCGGGAACAGATTTGCAGTGCTTTCACAACAAGGTACCGCTAATGCCGGGAGTATGTTGG ATGGATCACGGTGGACCTGTTATTGGCAGAACACATTCGTCTAAAACAGTACATATGTATGGCGTTGTGTCGCCGTTAAGTAGAAGCTGTGGATCAAATCTGTTTATGGTCGATGTAACACCACACATTCCATGGATAGAAGCAATAGTCTTCGGTAAATGA